Proteins found in one Neodiprion lecontei isolate iyNeoLeco1 chromosome 6, iyNeoLeco1.1, whole genome shotgun sequence genomic segment:
- the LOC107217446 gene encoding mitotic spindle assembly checkpoint protein MAD2B — translation MSTQQQIVGADILLEFLEVAFHNILYVRNLYPKEIFVRKQIYGIATQVSEHPELNTYLKEVLNSIRELIRHDENSVRKINLCFYNQDKTPVEQFVFDLGKLKADLAVQDPFFLKTEEALRTFCLKLSTSGSYLKRLPENATFSIQIHTHEAAHAALNENPRCENFPWIEAEEDMTEIKEQTLLPLKSINTEYLNLQMYALEKKNKNEEKQ, via the exons ATGTCAACGCAGCAACAAATAG tTGGTGCGGATATTTTATTAGAATTTCTAGAAGTAGCATTCCACAATATTCTGTACGTCAGGAATTTGTATCccaaagaaatttttgtacgGAAGCAAATATATGGAATAGCCACACAAGTTTCTGAGCATCCAGAATTGAACACTTACCTGAAAGAAGTACTTAATTCGATCAGAGAATTGATCAGGCATGATGAAAACAGCGTTAGAAAAATCAATCTCTGCTTTTACAATCAGGATAAAACACCGGTAGAGCAATTTGTCTTTGATCTCGGAAAATTAAAGGCTGATCTGGCGGT acaGGATCCATTCTTTTTAAAAACAGAAGAAGCTCTCAGAACTTTTTGCTTGAAGCTTTCAACATCCGGTTCATATTTGAAACGACTACCTGAAAATGCTACGTTTTCCATTCAAATCCATACCCATGAAGCGGCGCACGCTGCCCTAAATGAAAATCCaagatgtgaaaattttccctGGATCGAAGCTGAAGAAGATATGACCGAAATAAAAGAGCAGACTTTGTTACCTCTGAAGTCAATCAATACCGAATATTTGAATCTACAAATGTAtgcgttggaaaaaaaaaataagaacgaaGAGAAGCAGTGA